Proteins found in one Zea mays cultivar B73 chromosome 1, Zm-B73-REFERENCE-NAM-5.0, whole genome shotgun sequence genomic segment:
- the LOC100285740 gene encoding nodulin-like protein (The RefSeq protein has 5 substitutions compared to this genomic sequence) → MVEIGSRVRGFLRNRWLVFVAAMWMQSCAGVGYLFGSLSPVIKASLGYNQRQVAGLGVAKDLGDSVGFLAGTLCSVLPLWAALLVGAAQNLVGYGWVWLAVTRRVPVPPLWAMCILIFIGNNGETYFNTAALVSCVQNFPKSRGSIVGILKGFAGLSGAILTQIYAIVHSPDDAALIFMVAVGPTMIVIALMFIVRPVGGHRQVRPSDNTSFTFVYSVCLLLAAYLMGVMLLEDLVDLSQSVTVLLTIVLIIFLLVPIVIPVLLSFFSDDDETLHALLLPSPRKEEPSASTSSEEQQEVILSEVEDEKPKDVDLLPASERQKRIAELQTRLFQAAADGAVRVKRRKGPRRGEDFTLMQALIKADFWLLFFSLLLGSGSGLTVIDNLGQMCQSLGYEETHIFVSMISIWNFLGRIGGGYFSEIIVKDYAYPRAIALAIAQILMAIGHFNFAMAWPGTMYVGTLLVGVGYGAHWAIVPAAASELFGVKNFGALYNFLTVANPAGSLVFSGVIASGIYDAEAAKQAQQRHSTSKLLATSGRVVSVVSEAAPALKCEGAICFFLSSLIMAGFCVVAFGLSLILVYRTKVVYAGLYGKPRT, encoded by the exons ATGGTGGAGATAGGGAGCCGGGTACGGGGGTTCCTGCGGAACCGGTGGCTGGTGTTCGTGGCGGCGATGTGGATGCAGTCCTGCGCCGGGGTCGGCTACCTATTCGGCAGCCTCTCGCCGGTGATCAAGGCCTCTCTCGGGTACAACCAGCGCCAGGTGGCCGGGCTCGGCGTCGCCAAGGACCTGGGCGACAGCGTCGGCTTCCTCGCCGGCACGCTCTGCTCCGTGCTCCCGCTCTGGGCCGCGCTCCTCGTCGGCGCCGCGCAGAACCTCGTCGGATACGGATGGGTCTGGCTCGCCGTCACGCGCCGTGTCCCCGTGCCCCCGCTCTGGGCG ATGTGCATTCTAATCTTCATCGGTAACAATGGTGAGACATACTTCAACACTGCTGCACTTGTCTCATGTGTTCAGAACTTCCCCAAGAGCCGTGGACCAATTGTTGGTATCCTCAAAGGATTCGCTGGATTAAGTGGAGCAATTCTAACACAGATTTATGCAATTGTGCACTCTCCTGATGATGCTGCGCTGATCTTCATGGTTGCAGTTGGCCCAACAATGATTGTTATAGCTTTAATGTTCATTGTAAGACCTGTTGGAGGCCACAGACAAGTGCGGCCTTCTGATAACACAAGTTTCACATTTGTATACAGTGTCTGCTTGCTCTTGGCCGCTTATCTTATGGGCGTCATGTTATTGGAAGACCTTGTCGACCTAAGCCAGTCAGTGACTGTCTTGTTGACCATCGTCCTAATAATATTTTTATTAGTTCCAATAGTCATCCCAGTTCTACTCAGCTTCTTTTCGGATGATGATGAGACTCTGCATGCACTACTGTTGCCATCACCTCGGAAAGAAGAACCAAGTGCATCAACATCTTCCGAAGAGCAACAGGAGGTTATACTCAGCGAGGTGGAGGATGAAAAGCCAAAGGACGTTGATTTACTTCCAGCGTCAGAGAGGCAAAAAAGGATAGCAGAACTGCAGACAAGGTTATTTCAGGCAGCTGCTGATGGTGCTGTCAGGGTTAAGAGAAGGAAAGGTCCACGGAGAGGAGAGGATTTCACACTGATGCAAGCGCTCATCAAGGCAGATTTCTGGCTTCTGTTTCTCTCTCTTCTGCTGGGCTCTGGATCTGGTCTCACCGTGATTGATAATCTTGGGCAAATGAGCCAGTCGTTGGGTTACGAGGAAACTCACATCTTTGTGTCAATGATTAGCATCTGGAACTTTCTTGGACGCATCGGTGGAGGGTACTTCTCAGAGATCATTGTCAA AGACTATGCGTACCCAAGGGCTATCGCGCTAGGAATAGCCCAAATCCTGATAGCGATCGGGCACTTCAACTTCGCCATGGCGTGGCCCGGGACAATGTACGTCGGCACGCTGCTCGTGGGGGTAGGCTACGGCGCGCACTGGGCCATCGTGCCAGCCGCGGCCTCTGAGCTGTTCGGGGTGAAGAACTTCGGGGCGTTGTACAACTTCCTCACGGTCGCGAACCCGGCCGGCTCGCTGGTGTTCTCGGGGGTCATCGCCAGCGGCATCTACGACGCCGAAGCAGCGAAGCAGGCCCAGCAGCGCCACAGCACCTCTAAGCTGCTGGCGACGAGTGGGAGAGTGGTGAGCGTAGTCTCTGAAGCAGCTCCGGCGCTGAAGTGCGAGGGCGCCATCTGTTTCTTCCTCTCGTCCCTGATCATGGCCGGGTTCTGCGTCGTCGCGTTCGGCTTGAGCTTGATCCTGGTCTATCGGACGAAGGTCGTGTACGCAGGTCTGTATGGGAAGCCGCGTACTTGA
- the LOC100192482 gene encoding Peroxidase 55 precursor, protein MEKRRRGSGGVPSLAVAVLAALLAAASMPSPPRVAAALSPDYYKDSCPGLESIVRYEVARKKNETVVTIPATLRLVFHDCMVGGCDAAVLIASKNNDAEKDAPDNESLAGDGFDTINRVKAAVEKRCPGVVSCADIIALAARDVVYLADGPYWRVELGRLDGLDSRASDVKGKLPDPDMHVKDLTPVFQRNGFTEVDMVALSGAHTVGFAHCSRFTDRLYSYGGARTDPSFNPAYAYQLKQACPIDVGPTIAVNMDPVSPIRFDNAYYANLQDGLGLFTSDQVLYADEATRPIVDMFAASQKDFFDAFVAAMLKLGRLGVKTGKDGEIRRVCTAFNH, encoded by the exons ATGGAGAAGCGACGGCGAGGCAGCGGCGGCGTGCCGTCCTTGGCGGTGGCGGTGCTGGCGGCGCTCCTGGCGGCGGCCTCGATGCCGTCGCCGCCCCGCGTGGCGGCCGCGCTGTCGCCGGACTACTACAAGGACAGCTGCCCGGGCCTGGAGTCGATCGTGCGGTACGAGGTGGCGAGGAAGAAGAACGAGACGGTGGTCACCATCCCGGCGACGCTCCGCCTCGTCTTCCACGACTGCATGGTCGGG GGCTGCGACGCCGCCGTCCTGATCGCGTCCAAGAACAACGACGCCGAGAAGGACGCGCCGGACAACGAGTCGCTCGCCGGCGACGGCTTCGACACCATCAACCGGGTCAAGGCGGCCGTCGAGAAGAGGTGCCCCGGCGTGGTGTCCTGCGCCGACATCATCGCGCTCGCCGCCAGAGACGTCGTCTACCTG GCGGATGGCCCCTACTGGCGCGTCGAGCTCGGCCGTCTGGACGGGCTCGATTCCAGGGCCAGCGACGTCAAGGGGAAGCTGCCGGACCCGGACATGCACGTCAAGGACCTCACGCCGGTGTTCCAGCGGAACGGCTTCACGGAGGTGGACATGGTCGCGCTCTCCGGCGCGCACACCGTCGGCTTCGCGCACTGCAGCCGCTTCACCGACAGGCTCTACAGCTACGGCGGCGCGCGGACGGACCCGTCGTTCAACCCCGCCTACGCGTACCAGCTCAAGCAGGCGTGCCCCATAGACGTCGGCCCCACCATCGCCGTCAACATGGACCCCGTCAGCCCCATCAGGTTCGACAACGCCTACTACGCCAACCTCCAGGACGGGCTGGGGCTCTTCACCTCCGACCAGGTGCTCTACGCCGACGAGGCGACCAGGCCCATCGTCGACATGTTCGCCGCCAGCCAGAAGGACTTCTTCGATGCTTTCGTCGCCGCCATGCTCAAGCTGGGGAGGCTAGGGGTGAAGACGGGGAAGGACGGAGAGATCAGAAGAGTCTGCACTGCCTTCAACCATTAG